Below is a window of Quercus robur chromosome 6, dhQueRobu3.1, whole genome shotgun sequence DNA.
CTATTTCCTAGTTGTAGTTGTTATTTGTTGTTCCTAGGTTGTGATTTTGCAATGCAAGGACCTCTCAGGGTCTTTAATTTTAGGTGAAGGGAGAAAACCACTAGGATCAAATTTGTTCTTAaggaatacaaaaaattaaaaaaagaaagcaccaaaaaaatgataaaaacagTTTTATGTATTGAACgatacttatttttattttgttttgtggagTAATAACCTCATAACTCAGAAAACTTGGTTACACTGGAGATATCAATTTGGGCCATTATGCCATTTTCTACCATGGCAAAGAGATCTTCCAAACGATAAATTCAACTTCCCACCTCAAGctctttcaaaaaattcaaaccctaacCTTTGATTCATGTAATGTTATGTTTTGgtgataaaaattgttttttaacagAAAAGTTAAATGGGAGTAACAGAAACCAAACGGAGTTAAAAACAAATAGGTAAAGTATGAAGTTTTAAATCACGGATGGGTAAGATAAAAACACATTAAACTACATATGAGTTTActgtcattttaaaaaaaattaaaattaaaatttccagAAACAATTGTTGTCCCTACAGTCATGTTGATAACGTGAATAGGGCATGGATACTTCCATATGATACGCAATATAATTCgatgtgttttgttttctttttgtttttccttttaagacCACGTTGTATAGTTCAGATTGGCTATGGCGGTCCTGGACATCTGGGTTGAATTTTCTTCCTCACAAGAGATCAGGACGGAAAAGACTCAAGCCCGACAAGTAAGAACCGAAGGCATTGAACTCTTGGCCGAAAAAACAATGCATGTGCAATGAAGCTTTTCACGGTCAATGAGTTATATATTAGTTAGACCACCGAACAATAATGGTGGCACTATAAATGGGTTCTTTGCTTATTCGTGGGACAATTTGCAAGAAGCAACCAAGtttcttttttggctaaaaCCAACTTTTACAATGCATGTGAGCTTGTCAGGATTCCTTTTGTAGGGTTTCATGagcaaaaatgcaaaatcatGGCAATAGTTTGGATGGCTTAGAACAAAAGCCCTCTGTACAGTTAATCCAAATGGTCCTTCAGGCTTTATATAATGGTTCCAATCGATAATTCCAAATGAAGCCTATATTGGCTGTTAGTGTTTCCCTGGTAAAAAAACAACTCTGTTTTTAAAATTGACTCAATCatccaactctctctctctctctctctctctctctctctctctctctatatatatatatatatatatatatacactcatTTCTTGATAAACATTTATGAATTATGCTACTGCCAAGTCTCCCAACCCTTTTATTTACCCCAAAAGCACTGAAAAAGGAAGGTATAACCACATGAAATCTTTGGCTGTACATGCAGACTGGTCTCTTATGAACTGCTAGTCGATACACGATAATTGCCTTGGTAACTAGCAAACAATGTCGCTATGCTAATTGATCATGAACCAGTGGTTAAATGATCGATGTATTAATGGGGCACATATAAAGACAACGACTGGTTAGGGTGTCACGGGTCTGGCACCAGCTTAAACATTACCATAGAGTGATGATCTCactaaaaaaatactagaaCGGTAAATGAAAACAACTCGggctagtataaaaaaaaaaaaaaatgatgtttttgtttatttatttagtgaATAAGCCAAGATCAAGGTCAATTTTAGAATTAGATTACATGAATAAAAATATACCTAATATAGAGTTGATATTATATTAGAATGTGTATACTTGACTACTTGTAAACAAGTTCATAAGATATTAAATCAACCACTGTGCCCTATTAGCATGGTGAACACTCCACAAGTACTAAATTTTTGTGGGGTGGGAGGGGAAGGAAAGGTTAGAGTTTAAGTTTCCAGAAAgtagtttcacacatatatgcacctaaattatgttatagtaaaatttctatattttatatatatatatatatatataatcattatttgtaatttattgataatataaatagttcATTTTGcagtaaaaattatataattattaacaATACAATGatgaatctaattttttttagttcataaacaaaaaagcattctatctaattaactcaaatattataatttcaaGGATAAATTATCACTTTGGtcttcaatctttctctcatatttcaaaatgattcataaccttttaaatgtatctttttaattcttagtTCTTACCCTTTTGctattgttaaatattagcattgatacatcatgttgaatatgctagaaTGGATGCAGAAGCGAAAGtataaagtatagaacacagTAACACACGAGAATTatgtggttcagcctaacggccaacatccacggaggaaaccctaaagggctacatcaataatatattaaagtgtagtacaaatcctgtattacaatgaatcataacatgtgtatatatagtagactaaaaccctagactaatagacttctagtacaagtaggagacttggcttgcacacaaagtagaattaggcttgggcttatgctaatgggctaatatatctctaacaccccctctcaaactcaagatggaagtttgatgaaatcttgagatttgataggGTTTagaagatcccttgaatgaagtttggctctgtgacggTAGTTTGAGGAATGCAATAGTCTTACAGTGTTGATACAACTTCTAATGGTGGCTTGACTATGCCGGAGAGTTTTGACGGCAGCagtaggaagccaaagaagatgaacgcagCGAAAAAATACCGAGaaagacaaagattgctcttaaatataccgtAAGGACATAAAACCATAGCCACAAGAAGGTGACTCTGATactatgttaaatattagcattgatacaccatgttgaatatgctagtatggatgcggaAGCAAAGGATAAAGTATAGAATACAGTAACACACGAGAAtaacgtggttcagcctaatgGCCAACAttcacggaggaaaccctaaagagctacatcaataatatattagagtgtagtacaaatcctgtattacaatgaatcatcacatgtgtatatatagtagactaaaaccctagactaatagacttctagtacaagtaggaaaCTTGGTTTGCACATAAAGTAGAATTAGGTTTAGGCTTAGgcttatgctaatgggctaatatatctctaacagttATAATGTCAAAAAGGTTATTGGCATTAAATGATAAATGAAAAGTTTGGGTGATAGCAATTATCAGTATTAAGATAATGCACTAATGCTAACTAGATGTGCCACATggtatttatgaaaaaaaaattaaaactaaaaaaacctGCTAATGGAGTTGGGGATGTGAAATCTCTAACTCTAAGCAGCTCGacagagagagagggggggggggtggggagatTGAAAAGAGTTGATGAGGGTAAAGATTAGCTAGAAAAATttgggatctctctctctcaatttaggTATCCCCTTGTGGAGCTACTCATTTTATCAACAAATTGAAAGGGACATTTGGTCTCAACTCCCATGATGGAATTCACCATCTATGAACACATGCAACAACAACGTTGCTATCCCATTTTTCCCTTATGGAAGCCAATTGTCGTCTGcacatgaaaattgaaaaaaaaaatcataaaccaaGAAAAACTCCAGTTTCACCCGAGACATAAACTATGGCCACGGAGCCCATTCAAACACCTCCACTTGGTTATTCTAGGTTGAATCCGggagtttcaaaaaaatttcttttataaacttatataatcCAATCTTAAGTCTACaagtatttcttaaacatttatatgtattaacaaataatattatatatatatatatatatatatacatttaaaaagCCCCATACTCACAAATTGTTCACAAGTACATTATTATATTTggctgaatttttttaataattaagtgCCTGTTTGTTTCAGCTTTTAAAAGCTGAAACGCAcgttttgaaacaaaaaaaaaaaaattatgtgcgTTTGGTAAGGATTTCAAAGTTGCTTTTTGTTAAAAGTTGCGTTTTCATTTGTGAAGAAAAAGCACAAATCGGGAAAGCAGCAAATAGCACCATTGCACAAAAGTGCTGAAGTGCTTTTCAGGTTACCGTTGGAGGTTGCGCATATTTCCCAAATTGCCCACTAGTTATTCTTAAAACCCCAATTTTATACCTTTGCTTATAACACAATTTTACACGGTGAAAGTGAGCAATACAAATCAAGGATTGCAGCAACAGCCCCAGAGAACCAGGGCAGatcacaaattcacaaataaGCTTGATCAACGGTGCAGCCCCAGGTTCCTCTCCTCTGAGGAGGTGAATGAAACAAACGATGAAGAAGATCTGAAGATGACAAGGGAGAAACAAGAACTTGAGGGCTCTTGGCAagggaaaagattaaaaaaaaaagaaaaaaagaaaaagaaaaaggaagatgaagatgaagagaaaagaCAACGATGAGATATATGTGGTGGGGGTTAAAGAGTGAAAAGGGAAGCTTCAAGATGTGGTCAAATATatgtggtggggggggggggggtgttaagGAGTGAAAAAGGAGGCTTCCTTGAAGCTTCcttgcaaaataataatattaaaataataccaataatatttattttatttttattattgttattattattaagtaaattttttttttttgagtaagtaTTATGAAGTAATTgattaagtatgaaataaactcttttatatatacattgtcttTTTTAGTAATTTATCGCTCAAAtcgccacttttataagtgttagCTAAatactcagctttttcaaaaagcactttttaacagtttttaccaaacactcagtttttataaaaagtactttttcatactgcactttttgaaaactctatTATTTCAAAAAGTCCAGTTTTAAaaaactgaaccaaactcaccatataaaaagtactttttcatactgcactttttgaaaactctacTATTTCAAAAAGCCTAGTTTTAAaaaactgaaccaaactcaccttaAGCCTAAACTTAAGCTTAAACTTGGcttatttgtttaattagtgaccaaaaaaaagtattttcttgAATCGAGCCAAAATTGTTCACAAATAGTATGATTCACTTCCAGATCTATTAAGACCCCATTTGTCCAAATAAACtttttaccccccccccccccccaatgtatgataattgatttttttttttggtggatttctCATTATTCAAGCCTCCAAGATTTTGTGTCAATAGAAATTTAACTTAATTAAGATCTTAATTTGTTTCTCCCAATTAAGAATGTGCCAAATAATCATTGATAACTAATTCTcctaacaattataaaagaaaatttaataaaaccaaattaacaattttgtatctcaaaaatagaaacgATTttaaacacaccaaaaaaatatatatatatatatataatataaaaaatgaataaagaatattgaattgttaaattcTAATATTCAAATTGTTAAACTctaataaaattcatgaaatgCATTGGGCCGACCGGGGCAGACCGGCagtaatttgttatttgaccATGAAACTGTCCAATGTGTAAAAACCCCTGACCTTTTACCACCAAATGATGACGTGCGTGCACGCTTTGCAAATTGGTAATCCTTGAAATACGtgtttcattcatcaaaaaaaggaaaaagaaatacgTGTCTCTAATCACTTCCTACCACTTGTGGTCTAGGCGTGAGATTCTTGAAAATCTGTTGTAATCTCTGATGTACAACATTTATGAATTGTCCATCCATTCGACATTCGACAAAGACTGAAAACAGAACCTGTATGAATTGTCCTACTACTCCGGCTCTAtcctttatataatttttgggtAGTGTTAGAAATTGCTTTATATTAGTAAAATTTTGACCAATTTTATAAAATGTGGAGTTAACGATAAAGGAGctgaaaatagtaaaatattactaaaatggtaaatgaaacttaaaaaaaatacgaAAAATGGTTATTTTGTTcctaatttataaattatgtaaCAAAAtacttatattttgaaattatttagtaaaatgttactgtttttgaaacttaattttaataaaatcaagtTATAGATTAAATTTGACATTAACAATGTCAagttttatgtatattttgccttttttttttttgaaaatttaagtagaattcaatattgttaaaaatttaggtgattacatttaaaaatatacataattttttattattaatgtccaattttacttgtaactcgattttgttaaaatcaagtTCAAAATACATAGATAGTTTACtgaataatttcaaaaaatgagcattttactatataatttataaattataaataaatacccttttaaaaaaaaattgagtttcatttATCACTTTagtaaattttactatttttaattcatgcatattttttattctttttcattaGTTAAAACCCACGGTAACTCATCCTCATTCCTTAGAACCCACAATAACATTTCCCATAATTTGTATGAACTACGTTTTCCAATccgttctttctcaaaaaaaaaaaaaaaaaacgttttccAATCCGttacatttttttatgtaaacttCGTCCACTTCGTTGCGTTTGATTCTCTGATTTGATGTTTTGATCCAAAATCTGGCAGTGTACAACTTTGGGACTTTCAAGAGTGATGGTGTGGTTCAAATCCAATCAAATCTACGTACACTAAGATTGCTTCCCCTACAAAACTAAGGCCAAAAAGTGTTATGTCAAAGCTACAGCTGTATTAGAGACAAATGCATATAAAGCTGAGCCCAGTTTCCAGTTTCAACCATCTTGTTATCCaatgagttttttcttttgcagtAAGAGTAAGTTGAGCTAAAAGGAAAAGGCCCGCTTCACCATTTGGTGAGTCCAAAGCTTTAGCTAAACAACCAGTGCTTGGTTTGGACAGAAAACCATGAAGAAAGTTTCAGTTACTTCCCACAATTTGGGAACATTGCCCAGCCCGGGAGCTCCTAGTTACCGGGATAAGAGTGTTGGGAGCCAAAAGGGTTGGAGCTCAGAACGTGTACCACTGTCAAGTAATAGAAGCCGAAGGAATTCAAGTAGCGCTTCCTTTTTGTTGCCATTTAATAGTGGAAAGACTTTGCCTTCAAAGTGGGAAGATGCTGAGAGGTGGATTTGTAGCCCTGTTTCAGGAAATGGTATGGTTAAACATTCAAGTTCTCAGCCTCATAAAAGGCCTAAGTCCAAGAGTGGTCCAATTGTGACGCCTCCAGAGGTTGTGTACTACTCCAATTATTCACCAGCAGTGCAGGGATTTGAAGGTGGCAGTGTGAGGAATATGATGGTGGGTTCTCCTTTATCAGCTGGAGTATTGGCTGCTGATAGTGTTGTTGTTCATTATGGTAATTCTAATGGAGAACAATCTTATTTAATGCATTCTGAAAATACGAATTGGGTACAACAATCTCCTAGTTTGCCTGGATGGTTGGAGTTGTTGAGTGAGCCTTCATTGTCTAGCTCTCAAGGTATGAtgttcctcttcttttttacaGGCACATTCTAGATAATGAATTGAACCTGCGTCAATATTCAATAACTCTAgagtcacaaattttttcacaattgttgagatggCTAATTGTAAATGGATAACGATGAAGTAATGTTTAGTGGGCGCGCatgagaatcaataacaacttgacagatatgaaattttttctgaaaaattaGGCTGGgatgtttaatttttatttttcaaacagtTGTGGAAGCCGCTGTGAATACTTAAACAGCAGCTATAGGTGTCACAGAACAGAAATTGAGTGTCGTGTGCTAGGGGCAATGCATGTGATCAAGTGCGTGGGATGCTTTATGGACAATCATTTGTCAGAGTCAGATACCTATCAGCCAGTATTGTATTTGGCCTCACACAACATGAAGGAAAAGTTCTCATTTTCCCATCATCGTCTCATCATTACAAATTTGCCCTTAGCTATCCAAATCAACTTGACAGGGTCATCTTTTAGACAAATTCATAGATTTAGGCTGTAATTTTGGGGGATTGATCTAGGAATCCCACTTAATTAGTAAAGGTTTGGGATAAAATTGTTCTGTTTCCCTATGTTCTTCTTGGAGGATATCATCATGAAAAGTATTGTACATTATATTGGAATCTTCCTAGAAGGAATAATTATGTTATGCATCATTTATACAAAACATCCTTCTCGTGGCCCATAGCTATAGGATCCACATGCTATGGATTCAACAGTTGTTGGGTCCTCATACTTTAAGAGGGATGTTACGTTTGCCGGATGCATGAGATACTTTTTCTCCCAAAAGGAACTAGGGAGCCGGTTTGCAAATTGATGTCATAATTTAGTTACATGAGGTTAAGGTAATAGCATTCTACAATCTTGAGaacaacaaataaatgaacTCAAATAAAGGAGTAATATTGACTCCACTGCTGAATGATGCATTTTTAATTTACTTCAATTCTTTACATGTTAGCTCGTCTCTGTTGGATCATATGTACAGATGAGAAACTTGATGAAACTGAGGAAATCATGGATTCTGGTGCTGTTTCACGAAGAGATATGGCAACCCAAATGAGCCCTGATTGTGGCTTCCACTCATCTCCAAGAGGGAAGTCTCCATTTTCTCCGACTCATCAACCTTTGCCATCTAATATTGTGGAAACAGAAGGTGACAATTCTGCTAAATTAGAAATCAGGGATGTGGAGGTTGACAAACGAGCTACTGTTATTAGGTGGTCTAAAAGACGTACTAGTAATGTGAATAAGAAAGGGTTGCCACACGTTGAAGACCTGAATAAAAATTCTGAGGAAGCTCAAGCTTCATCTTGGAATATTGCAGAGTCAGAAATGAACATTTCAAAGTATGTTTTCTTTAAATCCTATCTTGCACCCATTGCTTCGGTTGAACATAATCCTTCTGTTGTTGGGTTAAATTTATGAGGACCAACCAATCTTTCAGACTGCTTGTTCTCTTCATTGCTTCAGTTGGGACTTATAAGGAGTTAAATTGAATTTGTCCTTACAACTGAAAAATGATTGAACTATGTTCCTTCCTTGAGTGCTGATTTCAAAAGTTTAGACCAGAAACAACTGGTTTTCCAAGCAGACTGAAGGGGTCACCCTTTCTGTTTGGTAACAAATGGCAAAGTCTTTTCCAATCAAGTACCTGCACTTGCTACTACTAAGAATTTGCCAAATCTTTgtagtgctctctctctcttcgaaaATCCTAATGCTTGGAATCTATTGGACCAACATTTTATGGTCAACCGGTTTATTGAAGTCTCACATGTGAGTGGTGTGATCAGTTAAGTTTTGAAATCTCATATGACatactaataagtaataacaagagtgaatgattaatataatataattgagtTTAAACTCATTGGCTTAATCTTTTGGAGTAAATGAAGTCCTTATATGCTATATTAAGTATTAAGCCCTTAATTGAAATCTTTTCAACTTGCGATCTCTCCAACATATTAGCTAATTAAATTAttggtatttaatttaattttgtagaGTGAAGGCTATTTTAGCAATTGGGTTTTTATCTGTCTTAATAAGTCCATATGGGCGTGCCTATTGTACTCTAATGTGGAGTttataattgataaataaaatttctattaaaatttttctataatGGTTGGTGCTAATTTCtagattttcttttgtgtttgatgATGATTTCAAGCAACTTAgttcatgtttttgtttattttccctcaaaaatccttaagaaaataTTGTGCTGCATTAACGTTGGTAAGAGCACTCATTGTACGACATCAACTCTAGTATTAGAGATCATTGTTCTGGACCAATAATTCTATTGGCTTGCAGGTTGCAAAGAGAGGAAGCCAAGATCACTGCATGGGAAAACTTGCAGAAGGCCAAAGCTGAAGCAGCAATACAAAAACTTGAGGTCGATTCATTTTCAGCATTATATTTTATACACCAATTCAACTACATTTTGCTATTGGAAACAGCAGAAATGCTAAGATACTTTAAAGAATTCATTTTTAAGCTCACTCTCTCATccttttccaaattcttttcgAGAACAAATAGAAAGTTCAACAAGTTCTGTTTTGAAAATTGTACGATTCTTTCTAGTCTTTTTTATTGAGATCCTGTGTGTCCTATGCTAACTAGAGTTTGGTTCAGATGAAAttagaaaagaagaaatcatCATCAATGGATAAGATCTTAAACAAGCTGAGAGTTGCACAGATGAAAGCCCAAAAAATGAGAAGCACAGTTTCAGTCGATGAAGTCCCCAAGAGTAATCACAagattttttccttcaaaaagtATGTGCAGATGGGTTCCTTCAGCGGTTGCTTTACCTCCTATGCGTCCTAAATCCTCATATATGTTTTGCACCAGGTAAATGGAATTTCTGACTTCAAACTTCAGAGTTTGTTCATGGCTGCTCCAtactttttgtttcaataaatctagggacaaaaaaaatatataaaataaaataaaatcactgaCTGTTGGTGTAGCTTGTAGTGATTGGTTACGTAATAAAAATTGTACCAGTGATGAGCTTATATGAATGTTGCTCTAACTTGCCACCttaataagttgtgaaaaatttgtgttcttAACGttattcttttttggttgcAGAGTGTTGATTGGATTCTACATTCTCTCTAGGTGAGAAGAACTGCGTTCACCAGCCAAATTTGGATGTTAAAAGTAGTCTAAGATAAAAGGCCAAATTGCTGCAGTAAGAAGAATGACCGTAGTTTCTTTTCAATTCAAAAGCAATGATTCACCACATTTGTCATCGGTGACTGGTATAGAAGCTCTTCTAGCTATTGTGCTCTTTAATATGTTTTGTTAAGAAGTCCCATATGTTGCATTATACGGATACATGATGTgtttaatgattaaaattttgTGCATCAGACCATGAGGGTATTCTTGGATACTTAAGACATTATAGTTTAGTGTGaatacaaattttcttttacatggtTTAGTAATCATCCTTTTGTGTATGAGTAATGTTGTGGACACCATctaattcatatatttttttccacaATCTACTAGGGCGGACGTTAAGATAAAAATTATGCATGTGATGCATCCCATGGCAGCAGgaatgctttttattttatttttataactaaaaaggGGATCTGTTTATTTAGTTATAATAGTTACAAAATAGTTGAGTCCAATGGCAATCCCTAACTCTGGCTAATCCGGGATTACCAATGACATACTACCATCAGTGTCAAGTTTGACAAAAGATTGTTGGGGAGGTGTCCAGTAAATCAACTGTTGAATCTGCGAAGAGGGTGATGGTATTTCACAATGAGGACGAATTCATTAAcataattgataatttgatgaaTCTAGGCAGATGGGGATATGATTTCTTGCTGCAATAGGCAAGCATTACGAGCTAGTCATATGCTTCGTATGGTTAAAGCAAATAGTGTATTCCGGAACAACACAAAAGTAAAAGTTGTTCTTTGATTCCAAGGTTCTGTTAAGCCAAATGAAGGTCTGAGTTTGAAAAAGGTCCCCAAATGGGGATAGGAAGGAAGGGATATGTCCAAATAAAATGAGTCCATCTACAACCCTAAAGAATGTTAAGAAATACAACCGCAGTTTCAGGACTTTTGAATACataacattttattataaaaataagtaaaagatAATGCATCATTTTATTTAGTGGCTAATTTGGATGGAGAGAGGAGGGGGATTAGAGTTGGTTGTAAATTCTggtcaactctactctactctcctctactctactctactctactccatCTAAATCGGCCATAGAGAAAGGCATATTGGCAAAGGGtgtaagggtccgtttggatacagctgaaatctgaaaactgaaaaacactatagcgaaataatttttaaatgtgtgaatagtatcgtaggacccatttttaatgaaaaagttgctgaaaagtgaaatttgtggatccgtgaacagtacacgatgtgctgtgattggtccaaaaaaatttgaaaagtcaaagtttgctgctactgttcattgaacagtgcatgaacagtagccgcaacacccaaaacgctccaaaacgcgttaaaaaaaaaaaaaaaaaaaaaaaaaacgtaaacgcAGACGCAGAAGTTTTCATCCCAATCCAAACGCAACCTAAGTAGAAGACACCAGCCAAAGCAGAAGGCTAGCAATGTTAAAATGTTGCATTATGAAGAATGTGATCAGCTGGCTCATCTTTTAGAAAAAAACGCTTTAGAATGTACGTGATATAGCTATGGGTGAAAAGAAAACCGATAAATCATGTGATATTTGCCACTTGCCACGAATGGCAGTCATAATGTCACTAGGAATTTATGTGATCGTTACATTTAACACCCCTATCACATGGGGAAGGGGGTGGAACCCCACACCCAGGCCACAGGCTGCAACATGTAACAAGCTCGATATAAATATTGGTTCTATCAATTACGGCACTGGGTGTTG
It encodes the following:
- the LOC126732773 gene encoding uncharacterized protein LOC126732773, with product MKKVSVTSHNLGTLPSPGAPSYRDKSVGSQKGWSSERVPLSSNRSRRNSSSASFLLPFNSGKTLPSKWEDAERWICSPVSGNGMVKHSSSQPHKRPKSKSGPIVTPPEVVYYSNYSPAVQGFEGGSVRNMMVGSPLSAGVLAADSVVVHYGNSNGEQSYLMHSENTNWVQQSPSLPGWLELLSEPSLSSSQDEKLDETEEIMDSGAVSRRDMATQMSPDCGFHSSPRGKSPFSPTHQPLPSNIVETEGDNSAKLEIRDVEVDKRATVIRWSKRRTSNVNKKGLPHVEDLNKNSEEAQASSWNIAESEMNISKLQREEAKITAWENLQKAKAEAAIQKLEMKLEKKKSSSMDKILNKLRVAQMKAQKMRSTVSVDEVPKSNHKIFSFKKYVQMGSFSGCFTSYAS